Proteins encoded in a region of the Mycolicibacterium chitae genome:
- the rsmG gene encoding 16S rRNA (guanine(527)-N(7))-methyltransferase RsmG — MFHVKHDGVSAVPPAAREVFGERLGTAQRYAEFLATAGVERGLIGPRETDRLWERHVLNSAAIAELIPEGQRVVDVGSGAGLPGVPLAIARPDLAVVLVEPLLRRAAFLNEVVDELRLENVTVVRGRAEEKSVVAEHGRADIVTSRAVAALDKLSKWSLPLLRVGGTMLALKGERAESEVAEHRRVMTSLGADDVRVMKCGVSYLDPPATVVAARRSEPKSGRRTRPPTRRAR, encoded by the coding sequence ATGTTTCACGTGAAACATGACGGCGTGAGCGCGGTGCCCCCGGCCGCTCGCGAGGTCTTCGGCGAGCGGTTGGGGACGGCGCAGCGCTACGCGGAGTTCCTGGCGACGGCCGGGGTGGAGCGCGGGCTGATCGGTCCCCGCGAAACCGACCGGCTGTGGGAACGCCACGTCCTCAACAGTGCGGCGATCGCCGAACTCATCCCCGAGGGCCAACGGGTGGTCGACGTCGGCAGCGGCGCCGGTCTGCCCGGCGTGCCGCTGGCCATCGCTCGCCCGGATCTTGCGGTGGTCCTCGTCGAGCCCTTGCTCCGGCGGGCCGCCTTCCTCAACGAAGTCGTCGACGAGCTTCGCCTCGAGAACGTCACGGTGGTGCGCGGCCGCGCGGAGGAGAAGTCCGTCGTCGCCGAGCACGGCCGGGCCGACATCGTCACCTCCCGGGCGGTCGCAGCGCTGGACAAGTTGAGCAAGTGGAGTCTGCCGCTCTTGCGGGTCGGGGGCACGATGCTGGCGCTGAAGGGGGAGCGCGCCGAAAGCGAAGTCGCCGAGCATCGGCGTGTGATGACATCGTTGGGCGCCGACGATGTGAGGGTGATGAAATGTGGCGTGAGCTATTTGGATCCGCCGGCGACCGTCGTCGCCGCCCGCCGGTCGGAGCCGAAGTCAGGACGGCGAACGCGTCCGCCAACCAGGAGAGCACGATGA
- a CDS encoding protein jag, with amino-acid sequence MTDTTDTTATEAPEAAETDATQAADAGEAKGNDLEERLVAEGEIAGDYLEELLDLLDFDGDIDLDVEGNRAVVSIDGGDDLEKLVGRKGEVLDALQELTRLAVHQKTGERSRLMLDVASWRRRRRDELAALGDKLARRVLDSGEREQLAPMTPFERKIVHDAVAAIDGVHSESEGVEPSRRVVILPD; translated from the coding sequence ATGACTGACACGACCGACACCACAGCCACCGAAGCCCCCGAGGCGGCCGAGACCGACGCGACCCAGGCCGCCGACGCCGGCGAGGCGAAGGGCAACGATCTCGAGGAGCGCTTGGTCGCCGAGGGCGAGATCGCCGGCGACTACCTCGAGGAGCTGCTCGACCTGTTGGACTTCGACGGCGACATCGATCTGGACGTCGAGGGCAACCGCGCCGTCGTCAGCATCGACGGCGGCGACGACTTGGAGAAGCTCGTCGGCCGCAAGGGCGAGGTGCTCGACGCGCTGCAGGAGCTGACCCGGCTGGCCGTGCACCAGAAGACGGGGGAGCGCAGCCGGCTGATGCTGGACGTCGCGAGCTGGCGCCGTCGCCGTCGCGATGAGCTGGCCGCGCTCGGCGACAAGCTGGCGCGGCGGGTGCTCGACTCGGGTGAGCGTGAGCAGCTCGCTCCGATGACGCCGTTCGAGCGCAAGATCGTGCACGACGCCGTGGCCGCCATCGACGGTGTGCACAGCGAGAGCGAGGGCGTGGAGCCGTCGCGCCGCGTGGTCATCCTGCCCGACTGA